CCTCGAGAAGTTCACGTTCTCCGTCTACCTTTCTGCTGTTACAGATGATTCCACCAAGACGTGCACCGCCCTTTGCGTACTTCTTGATACCCTTACAGATGTTGTTAGCTGCATAGATAGCCATGAGTTCACCACTGGCTACAATGTAGATCTCCTGTGCCTTTCCTTCACGGATTGGCATTGCGAAACCTCCACATACGACATCACCGAGTACGTCATAGAATACGTAGTCAAGATCATCTTCGTATGCTCCGAGATTCTCAAGAAGTCCTATCGAAGTGATGATACCTCTTCCTGCGCAGCCTACACCAGGCTCTGGTCCACCGGATTCCACGCACTTGATTCCTTCGAAACCTGGCTGAATAAGCTGGTCGAGTTCGATGGAGTCGTCTCCTTCTGATCTTAATGTGTCAAGTACTGTCTTTTGGTTAAGACCTCCAAGAAGCATTCTTGTTGAGTCAGCCTTAGGGTCACATCCTACTAACAGTATCTTTTTTCCCATGGTGGCGAGTGATGCAGTCAAATTCTGTGTTGTTGTTGACTTTCCGATTCCGCCCTTTCCGTATATTGCTACTTGTCGCATGGTCTTTTCCTTCTGTACTTTGTAATTGATTGTGTTGTACTGTTTTGGAGCTGCCTTGCTTTTCATAGTACAACGGAATCCCATGTACTAGTTTATAATATATAAATGTATTGCATATGATTTATTGTCCTATTTGTTCCATTTTTGAAAAAAAGATCTCTTGCAGTGTGTTTCACTTTGATGTGAGAAAAATGGTAAATGTGTTTTTAACTCTCCCACCTATTACTAAATTTCAGGGTTACTGTTATTTTATGAGTAACTCTTATATATGATGGTACTTGAAATTTCCAATTTAAGGGCGCAATTTCAAGTCAAGGCAAATATGTTCAATATTATAATTTATTCTGAATATTTCCTGGATGACTGTTTTATTGCAATTAATTAATTCTTCAGGTTTAATTTAATTAAAGGTGCCATGTAAATTATCAACTATACACTCTTTCATCTTCCGGCACTTAAATTGAAAATACGCTAAAACTCAGTTATATGCCTTCTTAAGTGTGAACCAGAATATGCTGCCCTTTCCTTCCGGATTATCTGTAACACCCACTTCTTCATCATGCAAATCCTGGATCCTTTTCACAATTGCAAGACCTATTCCGCTCCCCTGTACATTTTCCTTGTGGAGACGTTTAAAACGCTCGAAGATGTTTGATCTTTCAATACCGGGTATTCCATCTCCCTGATCGATGAAACTGACTTTCAGCTTGTCTCCTGAGTTGTCTATCTTTATTTTAATGATGCTTCCGTTGGGGCTGTATTTAATAGCATTTGACAGTAAGTTTGTGAAAACGCCTTCTATCATAGGGTTTGCGAGTGCATGGAATGTACTTTCCGGGAGGTCTGCCAGTACAATGTCCTTTTTATCCATATCAGGCACATAATTATTTACTACATCCTGTATCATGGAAGTGATATCACATTTCACAAAGGCAATTTTATCTATAGCTCCCAGTTTTGCAAGCTGGGATGCTCCTTCGATCAGTTCGATCAACTTCACAGTTGATCTGTTTATGCTCTCTATAATGCGTTTTTGTCTATCATTCGGATCTGTATCTTCAAGAAGTTCGCTAAATGATTTTATAAGTCCGGCGGGATTCAGGAGGTCATGACGCAGGACATCTGTGAAAAGATCTTTGAGCTCATTGGAACGCTCCAGCTGGCTGGCATACTCCTGCAGTTTTATCTCATCTTTTCTTTTTTCGGTTATATCTTCTCCTGATATCAGGATTCCTGTGAAGTTGCCCTCTTCATTTTTCAGGACTGAATCATACCATTTGAACAGTCTTTCTTTACCGGTGATAGTACGGATTGGATATTCATGGTATTCATTCTGCTTAATCTGTCCTTCTTGCAGGTTTTTGTATCTTCTCTGTACCTGGTCAGCATAACTCTCAGCCACAAAAAGGTCTATCCAGTCCCGGTTGATGATATTCTTTCTGTTGCATCCAAGGATATCGGTCCCTTTCTTATTGATATGTATCAGCCTGCATTCAGGATCAAGCACTGCGATCAGTATTCCTACATAGTCGAGATACCTGTGAGTCCTGTCAAGTTCGGTGAGCAGGGAATCATGCTGGTCCTTGATACGCAGGAGTGATGTGATCTTCTTGTCCAGCTCGAACCTGTCAGCGGGCTTTTTCAAAAAATCATCTGCGCCAACTTCAATACCCCTTTGATGATCGTCTCTGGATGTAAGGGATGTAAGCATGATCACAGGTATAAAATCAAGCTTATACTCCTTTTTGATTATCTTGCAGATCTCAAAGCCATCCTTCCCCGGCATCACAACATCAAGGAGTATCAGGTCTGGCTCCTCTTTCTTTACAATTTCAAGTCCCGCCTCTCCGCTGGATGCGATCAGGACTTCATAATCGTCGGAAAGATAAGAACTCAGGAGCATTACATTGATCTTTTCATCATCAATGATGAGAATTTTCCTCTTGCTGCATTTTAGCATAGCAAATATATTATATTTTTATTAATATATAAAAAATTTGCTACAATTATGTATATTAGTTAAGGTTCAGGTAAAAACTGCAGCAATAAAAAATTAGGGAAGGGGCACCGGAAAACTATGGAAGTGGTTTTGGATATGGCAGGATCGCGCGATAATGCTTATACGATCTTTAACAGGAGTTAAATTTCCGGGGCCCAGGTTGAATAGTCCAAAAAATAAATGAATGGATTTTGAAGGTGAAGATGCGCTTAAAGCGCATCTCCGTCGGTCTCACCTGTACGGATCCTGAGGATCTTTGCTACAGGATAGATGAAGATCTTACCATCACCGATGGAACCGGTTGCAGCGCTCTTCATAATGATATCGACAACACTGTCTACATCAGCGTCATTAACAACTACTTCCATCTTGATCTTTGGCAACAGGTCGACACAGTATTTCCTGCCTCTCCACTGCTGCATAACACCCTTCTGCTTTCCGCGTCCCTTTACATCGGTCACGGTCAAACTTTCATAGCCTGCTTCTTCCAGTGCATCCTTTATTTCGTGGATCTTGGTAGGCCTTATGATTGCTTCTATTTTCATCATTTAAATCACTCCTTTGCAATAAGGAACTCCGGATATGCACTGATTCCGTGTTCAACGACATCCAGTCCTTCGATCTCATGCTCTTCAGGTACACGAAGACCAATTATAAGATCCAGTATCTTGAAGATTATGAATGAGGCTCCGAATGCCCATACGATACTGAGTATTACTCCTACCAGCTGTATGAGAAGAAGCTGTACTCCACCACCGTAGAACAGACCTGCTACCTCTGCAGTGTATGCTGCACCTTCAAGTATTGTACCATCGGTTCCGAGTGCAAAGAGACCAACTGCAATAAGTCCCCAGCTACCAGAGTATCCGTGTACTGCAATAGCGCCCACAGGATCGTCCAGCTTGAGTACATTCTCATTGAACATTACACCTACATATACTATTATACCACCGACCAGACCTATTATGACTGCTGCTGTATTGCTGACTGAACCACAGGGTGCGGTTATAGCCACAAGACCTGCAAGCATACCGTTTGCAGTGAGTGATGGATCTGGCTTTCCTGTCTTTATCCAGGTTATGAGCATGACCATGATCGCACCAGCACCTGCTGCCAGGAAGGTGTTTACAATAACCAGACTAACAAATGGATCGTTACCATCAGGGGTACTACCACCGTTGAATCCTACCCATCCGAATGCCAGGATAAGAGTTCCGAGGAATGCAAGTGGAAGGCTGTGACCTGGTATTGCTACAGGCTTTCCGTTTCTAAACTTGCCTATTCTTGCGCCGACTAGCATTACACCGGCAAGAGCTGAATATCCACCTATGGAGTGGACAACACCGGAACCTGCAAAGTCGTGCATTCCAACACCAATTGCGTCAACTATAGGGCCTGCTGTGAGTATTCCTGAACCACTCCATACCCAGTGTCCGTATACAGGGTAGATGAGTGCTACCATAGCAATAGTATAGACAAGATAAGCCTTGAAGTCTGTCCTCTCAGCCATTGCACCGGAAACAATTGTTGCACCGGTTGCTGCGAAGACCATCTGGAACCACCAGCTGTTCCAGATTGCGTTGTCAGCACCCTGGAGGAAGAACTGGTCAATACCGATAAGGCCTGCATAATCTGCACCGTACATAATCGCCCATCCTACAGCCCAGTATACTATAATACCAAGGGAGATTGTCATGAAGTTCTTCATGAGGATGTTGGCTGTGTTCTTGGTCCTTGTCAGACCGATTTCAACTAATGAGAAACCAGCATGCATAAGGAACACAATAGCGCCGGCTACGATCAGCCATATGACTGTAAGTGCCGTTTCAAGGTTTCCAATGGATGCTGCGTTTTCTTCAACTGTCTGCGCCGATCCCGGCACAGCAAATATCATAAATATCACACTGATCAGCAGCAAGAACTGCCAGATCATCTTTGAATTATATTTCTTCAATGTTTCGTACATGAGTACACACCTTTGATTTTCTTTTTTAAAGGAACACGGATGCTATGTGTAGACTTAATAATATTTAAACATTACGGCAACTTAGTGCAAATATGACTAATGTGTGCACAAGTGTTAAATTTTAGTTTAAAAGTAGGTCTTCTTGCGGGTCAAAATTACATTAAAATAAGACAAAATATACACTTTATATATTTTTACTTTCATCATATATAAACAAGCTCTATTTTTTGGCAGTTGCTGGTACCAGTTCAAGAGGTTGAGGCATAAGAGATGCTAAATACAGCCAGGATGCTGATTGCAGTAAGTAGTCGGAGAAGCCTTAAGTGGGAAGCAGTGAACTAAGAAAAAGGGCAGTAAACCATCTTTAGATACATTGAGTAAGCTTGCCTCTATCAGAGTATCTTCATCTTTTTGTATTCCATTACGGTGGATACGGGATGTGTGTCTATCTGAATGCCGGCTTCCTCAACTGCTGCCACGGCATTGATTCCCACCATGACCGGAATACCGACCTTACCTCTCTGAACCGGTGCATAGAGGACATCCTCGCCGGAATCTCCTATACAGATGTTTCCGCCAATATCATCTTTTTTCGCTCTTTCGATGACGATTTCCGCTCTCTTGGCAGCGGATGCAGGTATCTCCCGCATATTCGCAAGCATGTAACCGCTACCTGTATCAATGGACTTCAGAATAGACGTGGATTTTCTCCTGAGGAATATCTTTATGGGATCAATGGAAGTTCCGCTATAGGATATCAGATCTACAAATCCTTCGGGTTCATAGTTTTCCATCTGCATCAGTCCGCCGAATGCCGGCATTGTGGGGATCCCGTTCTTCAGCAAAAGCCCGTCAAAAGTAATACTGCATACTGTTGCTAAAGCAATTTTCCCTTCAGGGATGTAGATATCGTAGTCGTCTGATTCTTCTTCAAGTACTCCTACTTTGGGACTGATGGATGCTCCGTGGGCCATGGCATATCTTATGACATCAGCAGCATTGTCATAATCATCCTTGTCAATGTAACTGATGTTCACGATAACGTTACCCTTGCCGCTGTCCAGGTCATAATCGGTTCTATAGATCAGCTCCTCTATCTTGGTGATGATAAAACCAAGCCTGTCGCTGACCAGTGCGTCACTGAGCTCTTTTTTCCCACGCTCTGTTATCGTTCGGCCGATGTATCCGTGTTTTTCAGTGAATCCTCTTTCATCAAGTATCCGCAAATGGTATCTGACGGCTCGCTCACCTATTGCATAACCACGGTTGTGCATCTCGTCAGCTATAAGACGTGCACCTACCGGTTTATCACTTTCACTTATGATGCGCATTATTTCCACGAGTTTTCTTTCAACATTAGGGTCCGTCATTTTTCACACCATTCTAGGATATTCTTGTCTGAACAACTCTGATTATAGGTGGTGTCTTTATTTAAGTTGTATGTATGCTTTCAAATCTTCCCGGTTCTGAGTATATATACTACAAGCCACATCCCCAGCAGACCGGCCATTACAAAGCCAATGACTCCCAGACTTGGCATGCCCCATATGTAGGGTCCCTGGCCTGTCTGGATGATAAGTGACGAACCGACGATTATGGCAGATATTATAAGACTGAAGGAAAGGCGGTTGCTTGCAACATCGATCTCGGCCACGATCCTGTCAAAACCATGGGGGTCAAAGCGCAGTTTCAAATATCCTCTTTCGGCTATATCCAGTATATGGGACAGTTTCAGAGGTGCACGATGCAGGACCCTTGACCAGTTATAGGCATCCCGGTATACTCCCCCTGCAAGATTCTTCAATCTGAAGCGGTTCTTGATTGCCCTTGTGGCAAAGGGTTCGGCAATTGCTGCCATGTTTACCTCCGGGTCCATCAGGGCTCCAAATCCTTCCACGGTCATTGCTCCCTTTGAGAGCAGGGCAACGTTGGGAGGTACACGGACATTGTGTTTACGGAGTATACTTATCATTTCTTCGAGTATGGACACCGTGTCCAGTTGTTTTACGGATCTGCCGTAATACTTATAGAGTATCTGTTCGATGTCGATTTTCAAAGACTGTATATCAACATCTTCCCCGATGGAGCCAAAGTCCCTTAGAATCTCAATGTATAGCTGAGTATCGCTCCTGGTTATGGCAACGAGCTCATCGACAAGCAGATTCCTTGTGTCGGATGAAAGGAATCCTATCATACCGAAATCAAGAAGGGCTATTTTGCCGTTCTTCATTATGAACACATTTCCCGAATGCAGGTCAGCATGGAAAAAACCGTGTTCGTAAACCTGTCTCATAAAGGCCTCGATGACAATATTCGCTATCTGTTTCTTGTCGGGGCCTGTACCCACAGTATCATCATATAATGTGCTTTTGACACCGTCGATATATTCCAGTGTCAGGACTTTCATGCTGGTATGGTCCCAGTAGACTCCGGGTATGTATATGTGTGGATCTTCAGTGAAATTATTGGCAAAGCGTTCGGCATTTCTGCCTTCCTGTGTGTAATCCATTTCGTCGTGGATGGAACGCTCGAACTCTTCCACAATCTCCACAGGCCTGTAGAGCCTGGATTCGGGCATATGTTCTTCTGCAAAGCCGGCAAGGCTGTACATTATATCCAGATCGGCTTCGATAGTTTTCTTTATTCCCGGTCTCTGGACCTTTACAACCACCTCATCTCCGTTTTTTAGTTTTGCACGATGGACCTGTCCTATGGAGGCTGCAGCAATTGGTATCTCTTCAAAATGCATGTAAAGTTCTTCAATATCGGCGCCCAGCTCCTCCCGAATTACTTCTCGGACTTCCCTGTAACTAAAAGGTTGTACCTCATCCTGTAAGCCGGAAAATTCTTCTATATACTCCGGAGGTATGAGGTCATGCCGCATGCTCAATATCTGTCCGAGCTTGACATAAGTGGGTCCGAGCTCTTCAAGTACCATCCTGACCCTTTTTGGATGGGATATCACACCATCCATTTTTTGCTCTCTTTTTTTGAACCTTGAACTCAGAGGCCTGAACTGGTTGATTTTCAGTCTGTCAGCAATATGTCCGAATTCATATATTATCAGTGTATCAACGATCTTTCCATATCTTTTGATCATTGAATATCTGTGCAGTCTGCGGGTTAGCATGGTTTACAGAGGATTCCTTAAAACTACATTCTTGTTTTATATGCTTATTTTTGTTGGAATATCATCATTAAACTGTCGTTCAGATTATCAAAGGAGTATAATCGGGGAAATTGTTAAATAATTACCATTGCAAAATTATACTAGGTGGAGTTGGGTGTAAGCTGTAAAGTATATGCTCTGCCTACCATTAAGAAAGGAGTGATAAGATGTTATTTTTGGATATAAGCACATGGCAACCTGAAAACAGCGATAAGGTCATTGAACATTTTAAAGAGCTGAGACCACCGGCAGGTGTGAACATTATCAATCAGTGGGTAGACATTTCAGGCGGACGGTATTTCATTCTCTATGAGACGGACGACCCGCAGGCATTTGCGGAGTTCAACCTTCCATGGTCTGACATATGTCTGATCGAGAGTTGCCCGGTAATGGAATCAACTGACTTTATTAAGTTAATGTCTAAGAAGAGTATGTAAAATTTTCTCTCTGTCTGACAGGTTAACTTACCTGTCTTAACGTTACTTTTTTTTCCTCACTTCCGATGTTGATTGTAAAATCACCTTCAGGAAGCGCGTTTGTTTCATAGTTGAAATCGAAGTTCCCTTCACTGTCAGACTTCATTGTCTGTATGGCTGTGAACTCTAGTTTTACTTTATCTTCACCGTCCGCTGCTTCACCGTTGATGACAATATCATATTTTCCAGGCGGTACATTCTCATCTGTGAATTTTGCGACCCCGCTGCTGGAATCAAAACTTCGTTTGAAATCAACGAACATCCTGACA
The window above is part of the Methanolobus zinderi genome. Proteins encoded here:
- the nifH gene encoding nitrogenase iron protein, with the translated sequence MRQVAIYGKGGIGKSTTTQNLTASLATMGKKILLVGCDPKADSTRMLLGGLNQKTVLDTLRSEGDDSIELDQLIQPGFEGIKCVESGGPEPGVGCAGRGIITSIGLLENLGAYEDDLDYVFYDVLGDVVCGGFAMPIREGKAQEIYIVASGELMAIYAANNICKGIKKYAKGGARLGGIICNSRKVDGERELLEAFAERLGSKLIHFVPRDNIVQRAEINKKTVIDFDPDCDQAQEYLTLAANIESNDKFVVPTPLEMDDLESMMVEFGIIEL
- a CDS encoding response regulator; this translates as MLKCSKRKILIIDDEKINVMLLSSYLSDDYEVLIASSGEAGLEIVKKEEPDLILLDVVMPGKDGFEICKIIKKEYKLDFIPVIMLTSLTSRDDHQRGIEVGADDFLKKPADRFELDKKITSLLRIKDQHDSLLTELDRTHRYLDYVGILIAVLDPECRLIHINKKGTDILGCNRKNIINRDWIDLFVAESYADQVQRRYKNLQEGQIKQNEYHEYPIRTITGKERLFKWYDSVLKNEEGNFTGILISGEDITEKRKDEIKLQEYASQLERSNELKDLFTDVLRHDLLNPAGLIKSFSELLEDTDPNDRQKRIIESINRSTVKLIELIEGASQLAKLGAIDKIAFVKCDITSMIQDVVNNYVPDMDKKDIVLADLPESTFHALANPMIEGVFTNLLSNAIKYSPNGSIIKIKIDNSGDKLKVSFIDQGDGIPGIERSNIFERFKRLHKENVQGSGIGLAIVKRIQDLHDEEVGVTDNPEGKGSIFWFTLKKAYN
- a CDS encoding P-II family nitrogen regulator; this translates as MMKIEAIIRPTKIHEIKDALEEAGYESLTVTDVKGRGKQKGVMQQWRGRKYCVDLLPKIKMEVVVNDADVDSVVDIIMKSAATGSIGDGKIFIYPVAKILRIRTGETDGDAL
- a CDS encoding ammonium transporter, which codes for MYETLKKYNSKMIWQFLLLISVIFMIFAVPGSAQTVEENAASIGNLETALTVIWLIVAGAIVFLMHAGFSLVEIGLTRTKNTANILMKNFMTISLGIIVYWAVGWAIMYGADYAGLIGIDQFFLQGADNAIWNSWWFQMVFAATGATIVSGAMAERTDFKAYLVYTIAMVALIYPVYGHWVWSGSGILTAGPIVDAIGVGMHDFAGSGVVHSIGGYSALAGVMLVGARIGKFRNGKPVAIPGHSLPLAFLGTLILAFGWVGFNGGSTPDGNDPFVSLVIVNTFLAAGAGAIMVMLITWIKTGKPDPSLTANGMLAGLVAITAPCGSVSNTAAVIIGLVGGIIVYVGVMFNENVLKLDDPVGAIAVHGYSGSWGLIAVGLFALGTDGTILEGAAYTAEVAGLFYGGGVQLLLIQLVGVILSIVWAFGASFIIFKILDLIIGLRVPEEHEIEGLDVVEHGISAYPEFLIAKE
- a CDS encoding DUF128 domain-containing protein is translated as MTDPNVERKLVEIMRIISESDKPVGARLIADEMHNRGYAIGERAVRYHLRILDERGFTEKHGYIGRTITERGKKELSDALVSDRLGFIITKIEELIYRTDYDLDSGKGNVIVNISYIDKDDYDNAADVIRYAMAHGASISPKVGVLEEESDDYDIYIPEGKIALATVCSITFDGLLLKNGIPTMPAFGGLMQMENYEPEGFVDLISYSGTSIDPIKIFLRRKSTSILKSIDTGSGYMLANMREIPASAAKRAEIVIERAKKDDIGGNICIGDSGEDVLYAPVQRGKVGIPVMVGINAVAAVEEAGIQIDTHPVSTVMEYKKMKIL
- a CDS encoding ABC1 kinase family protein — encoded protein: MLTRRLHRYSMIKRYGKIVDTLIIYEFGHIADRLKINQFRPLSSRFKKREQKMDGVISHPKRVRMVLEELGPTYVKLGQILSMRHDLIPPEYIEEFSGLQDEVQPFSYREVREVIREELGADIEELYMHFEEIPIAAASIGQVHRAKLKNGDEVVVKVQRPGIKKTIEADLDIMYSLAGFAEEHMPESRLYRPVEIVEEFERSIHDEMDYTQEGRNAERFANNFTEDPHIYIPGVYWDHTSMKVLTLEYIDGVKSTLYDDTVGTGPDKKQIANIVIEAFMRQVYEHGFFHADLHSGNVFIMKNGKIALLDFGMIGFLSSDTRNLLVDELVAITRSDTQLYIEILRDFGSIGEDVDIQSLKIDIEQILYKYYGRSVKQLDTVSILEEMISILRKHNVRVPPNVALLSKGAMTVEGFGALMDPEVNMAAIAEPFATRAIKNRFRLKNLAGGVYRDAYNWSRVLHRAPLKLSHILDIAERGYLKLRFDPHGFDRIVAEIDVASNRLSFSLIISAIIVGSSLIIQTGQGPYIWGMPSLGVIGFVMAGLLGMWLVVYILRTGKI
- a CDS encoding DUF3303 domain-containing protein: MLFLDISTWQPENSDKVIEHFKELRPPAGVNIINQWVDISGGRYFILYETDDPQAFAEFNLPWSDICLIESCPVMESTDFIKLMSKKSM